In one window of Shewanella goraebulensis DNA:
- the rlmKL gene encoding bifunctional 23S rRNA (guanine(2069)-N(7))-methyltransferase RlmK/23S rRNA (guanine(2445)-N(2))-methyltransferase RlmL, with amino-acid sequence MLNFFAAAPKGFEYSLSNELKEFGATDVKESVAGVYFSAPIELAYRITLWSRLASRIVVVIYKGACESAEQLYNAAYAVDWPSHFSNNSTFGIDFHGTGGFINNTQFGALKIKDAVVDRFRDDGKERPDVERINSDFRIDAHYRNNQLTMSINFSGPSLHQRGYRSTTGEAPLKENLAANMLARSGWQANPITLLDPFCGSGTVVIEAALIAADIAPGLQRARFGFEHWLEHDETIWHQILDEAHARASLGKTRCAVKFFASDIDSRLVALAKKNAENAGVADLIEFSVSDALNVTPPVADGFLISNPPYGERLGSITELLQLYYQLGDKFKKDFGGWKIAMLCSDIELLSALKLKADKQMKMFNGALECGFNLYTLHAKSTRREAPVLPEGVDIADISPAFANRIKKNMKQLTKWAKKEGIDSYRIYDADLPEYNVAVDKYVDHVVIQEYSAPATIPEAVTKRRLTDVLLSLPNALGIDPELVTLKTRERQKGTNQYQKIDEQKLEIITQEYNARFKLNLTGYLDTGLFLDHRLTRKLVGEKSAGKRVLNLFSYTGSASVHAALGGAKSVTTVDMSNTYLAWAKENFELNNLNVRQYQFEQANCIQWIKDCNEQFDLIFIDPPTFSNSKRMEDSWDVQRDHAALLVDLIKLLSPTGEIIFSNNKRKFKMDINLLSQYKMDVKNIDNQTLPLDYKRNPHIHNTWLITHAKSPYSS; translated from the coding sequence ATGTTAAATTTTTTTGCTGCTGCCCCTAAGGGTTTTGAATATAGCTTATCTAATGAGCTTAAAGAGTTTGGTGCTACTGATGTTAAGGAAAGCGTCGCTGGTGTGTATTTTTCTGCACCAATAGAACTCGCCTACCGAATTACATTATGGTCTCGCCTTGCTAGTCGCATTGTCGTGGTTATCTATAAAGGTGCTTGTGAATCTGCCGAGCAACTTTATAACGCAGCTTATGCTGTCGATTGGCCATCTCACTTCTCTAATAACAGTACATTTGGTATCGACTTCCATGGTACTGGTGGATTTATCAATAACACCCAATTTGGTGCATTGAAAATCAAAGATGCGGTAGTTGACCGTTTTCGTGATGATGGTAAAGAGCGCCCAGACGTAGAGCGTATTAATTCTGATTTTAGAATTGATGCTCATTACCGAAATAATCAACTTACCATGTCGATCAATTTTTCTGGTCCTTCTTTACACCAACGCGGTTATCGCTCTACTACAGGTGAAGCGCCGTTAAAAGAAAACCTTGCCGCCAACATGTTGGCTCGAAGTGGCTGGCAAGCAAATCCTATAACGTTATTAGACCCTTTTTGCGGAAGTGGTACCGTCGTTATTGAAGCCGCTTTAATTGCTGCTGATATCGCCCCTGGTTTACAACGTGCAAGATTTGGTTTTGAGCATTGGCTTGAGCACGATGAGACTATTTGGCATCAAATTTTAGATGAAGCACACGCCAGAGCTTCATTAGGTAAGACTCGCTGCGCGGTTAAATTCTTTGCATCAGATATCGATTCTCGCTTAGTGGCTTTAGCTAAAAAGAATGCTGAAAATGCAGGTGTTGCCGATTTAATTGAGTTCTCTGTATCGGATGCGTTAAATGTGACTCCACCTGTTGCAGACGGCTTTCTTATTTCTAATCCTCCATATGGTGAGCGCTTAGGCAGTATTACTGAACTATTGCAGTTGTATTACCAGCTGGGTGACAAATTTAAGAAAGACTTTGGTGGTTGGAAAATTGCCATGCTTTGCAGTGACATTGAGTTATTATCAGCATTAAAGCTAAAAGCTGATAAGCAAATGAAGATGTTTAATGGCGCACTTGAGTGTGGTTTTAATCTTTATACTCTGCATGCTAAAAGTACTCGCCGCGAAGCGCCAGTATTGCCTGAAGGCGTCGATATTGCCGATATTTCACCTGCTTTTGCTAACCGCATTAAAAAGAACATGAAGCAGCTGACTAAGTGGGCTAAAAAAGAGGGCATTGATAGCTACCGTATTTATGATGCTGACTTACCAGAGTACAATGTTGCGGTTGATAAATATGTCGACCATGTTGTGATTCAAGAGTATTCAGCGCCAGCGACGATTCCGGAAGCCGTCACTAAACGCCGTTTAACGGATGTGTTGTTATCACTACCGAATGCGTTAGGTATTGACCCTGAGCTTGTGACATTAAAAACCCGTGAGCGTCAAAAAGGGACGAATCAATATCAAAAAATTGATGAGCAAAAGCTTGAGATCATTACTCAAGAATATAACGCCCGCTTTAAATTAAACCTAACAGGGTATTTAGACACTGGCTTATTTTTAGATCATCGTTTAACCCGTAAATTGGTTGGTGAAAAGTCAGCGGGTAAACGTGTACTGAACTTGTTCTCATATACCGGTAGTGCGTCAGTACATGCTGCACTTGGCGGCGCAAAATCAGTAACCACTGTTGATATGTCGAATACCTACCTTGCTTGGGCTAAAGAGAACTTTGAGCTAAATAACCTCAACGTTAGACAATATCAGTTTGAGCAAGCTAACTGCATTCAATGGATTAAAGATTGTAACGAACAGTTCGATTTAATCTTCATTGACCCGCCAACTTTTTCTAACTCTAAGCGTATGGAAGATAGCTGGGATGTTCAGCGTGACCACGCAGCACTATTAGTTGATTTGATTAAATTGTTAAGCCCGACTGGTGAAATAATTTTCTCGAATAACAAGCGTAAATTTAAAATGGATATCAATCTTTTAAGTCAGTATAAAATGGACGTGAAGAATATTGATAACCAAACCTTACCATTGGATTATAAGCGTAATCCGCACATCCATAACACATGGTTAATCACTCATGCTAAGTCGCCTTATAGCAGCTAA